Proteins encoded in a region of the Leptospira montravelensis genome:
- a CDS encoding LamG domain-containing protein: MSGNAQHGYFPGGVWPVTSGPSYAVGHSNLTNGSASFNGTNQLFASDFVPLCHEDFAITFWINTNLTSNNRILGYQAAPSYNPGITMTLNVSGYPEFLSFWIASGGNTDGLMVTSSSVVPANVWTHIAYVHNGSTRQGTIWVNGVITGNTSNFGAYAGCTTGTSPNQWHNGTPLNIGYAYPSQFYVGMLDDIWFFKGRQLNESDISTLMSLP; encoded by the coding sequence ATGAGCGGAAACGCACAGCATGGTTATTTCCCTGGTGGGGTTTGGCCTGTGACTTCTGGTCCCTCTTATGCTGTAGGTCACTCTAACCTAACAAATGGTAGTGCGTCCTTTAATGGTACAAATCAATTGTTTGCCAGTGACTTTGTTCCCCTTTGTCATGAAGATTTTGCCATCACATTTTGGATCAATACAAATCTAACTTCCAATAATAGAATTTTAGGATACCAAGCAGCACCAAGCTACAATCCTGGAATCACAATGACTCTGAATGTTTCAGGGTATCCAGAGTTTCTTTCTTTTTGGATCGCTAGTGGTGGTAACACGGATGGTCTAATGGTGACTTCCTCTTCTGTTGTCCCTGCTAATGTTTGGACTCACATTGCCTATGTTCATAATGGATCCACTCGCCAAGGAACTATTTGGGTCAATGGTGTGATTACAGGTAATACTTCTAACTTTGGTGCTTATGCTGGGTGTACCACAGGTACTTCGCCAAACCAATGGCATAATGGAACACCACTTAATATCGGATATGCGTATCCATCTCAATTTTATGTAGGAATGTTGGATGATATTTGGTTTTTTAAAGGACGCCAATTGAATGAGAGCGATATTTCCACTTTGATGAGCCTCCCTTAG
- a CDS encoding class I SAM-dependent methyltransferase: MDSKFWPNPEEEKTRYLEHNNDVNDIRYQNFLKPIVNQVITNQKTTDKGLDYGAGPGPVVQYLLEKAGFKIKLYDPFFHNYTDNLNQTYDYIILTEVVEHFHSPKDEFFKLTKLLNETGSLYILTHPYDDSINFEKWYYKNDQTHTFFYTKESFVWIKNHFGFKNLEIQDRIIIFKK; the protein is encoded by the coding sequence ATGGATTCGAAGTTTTGGCCAAATCCGGAAGAAGAAAAAACTAGATATTTAGAACACAATAACGATGTAAACGATATCCGTTACCAAAATTTTTTAAAACCCATTGTGAATCAGGTAATCACAAACCAAAAAACAACAGACAAAGGTTTAGATTATGGTGCGGGTCCAGGTCCTGTGGTTCAATACCTCTTAGAAAAAGCAGGATTCAAAATCAAACTTTACGATCCTTTTTTCCATAACTACACAGATAATTTAAATCAAACTTATGATTATATTATCCTTACAGAGGTAGTGGAACATTTCCATTCCCCGAAAGATGAGTTTTTTAAATTAACAAAATTACTCAATGAAACCGGAAGTTTATATATACTTACACATCCTTATGATGATTCTATCAATTTTGAAAAATGGTATTATAAAAACGACCAAACACATACCTTCTTTTATACAAAAGAATCCTTTGTATGGATTAAAAACCATTTCGGTTTCAAAAATTTAGAAATTCAGGATCGAATCATTATATTTAAAAAATGA
- a CDS encoding CarD family transcriptional regulator — translation MATKKLNEKTKEPKFKVGDYVVYPIHGVGEVTEVAKKLILGKKKDCYSLEIQGSKMKVSIPVDRAMDVGIRSIIDKKEIKKVLTLLKKDEVDTEEDWKVRYQNNMNKIKSGSIFEVADVCRNLYRRAYGKELSIMERKLYESAYNLVKMEIALSKGVPQEEAGNIVSDVLAASVQGITPPPPPKELDDDLDLE, via the coding sequence TTGGCTACAAAAAAACTAAACGAAAAAACTAAAGAGCCTAAATTCAAGGTTGGGGACTACGTTGTATACCCGATCCATGGAGTAGGTGAAGTCACAGAAGTTGCGAAAAAGCTGATTCTGGGAAAGAAAAAAGACTGTTACAGTTTGGAAATTCAAGGTTCCAAAATGAAGGTTTCTATTCCTGTGGATCGAGCAATGGATGTGGGTATCCGGTCGATCATTGATAAAAAAGAGATCAAAAAAGTTCTCACTCTCCTAAAAAAGGATGAGGTCGACACGGAAGAGGACTGGAAGGTCCGTTACCAGAACAATATGAACAAGATCAAATCTGGTTCCATTTTTGAAGTGGCTGATGTTTGCCGTAATCTTTACAGACGTGCCTATGGCAAAGAACTTTCCATTATGGAAAGAAAGCTCTATGAGAGCGCCTATAATTTAGTAAAGATGGAAATTGCATTGAGTAAGGGTGTACCCCAAGAAGAAGCAGGGAACATTGTTTCCGATGTGCTAGCAGCTTCAGTGCAAGGCATTACACCACCACCACCTCCAAAAGAATTGGATGATGATCTAGATTTAGAATAA
- a CDS encoding PIN/TRAM domain-containing protein: protein MKHLLSALGTILVSSVSFFFLYSESQNLVLAGTLAGIIFLYSLFLVLGERKLFPEIKADVVLCASIGALLGLSIAAFPVSLLNDYGYKSIAIFVAVLLFLTGIKTGVAFAKKPGLAIFGGGSGAAGSSFQIPGLDTANSQIRDKILDTSVVIDGRILDIADTHFLDGPLILPNFVLREIQLISDSSDPIKRARGRRGLEMLNKLQRKGSIEVKITYTDYSDTREVDAKLVKLARDTGGAVVTNDFNLNKVAELQGVRVLNLNNLANALKPVVLPGEEFQISVIKEGKDENQGIGYLEDGTMVVIENGGHLVGKDVRVVVTSIIQTAAGKMIFTKVQNGNNNYNKS, encoded by the coding sequence ATGAAACACTTACTTTCAGCCCTCGGGACGATTCTCGTCTCTTCGGTATCGTTTTTCTTCTTATATTCGGAATCGCAAAACCTCGTTTTGGCGGGGACGCTTGCTGGAATCATATTTCTTTATTCCCTATTCCTCGTGTTAGGTGAAAGAAAGCTATTCCCTGAAATCAAAGCAGACGTTGTACTTTGTGCTAGTATCGGGGCTCTTCTCGGATTGTCTATTGCTGCTTTTCCTGTTAGCCTTCTCAATGATTACGGATATAAATCCATTGCTATCTTTGTGGCTGTTCTTTTGTTCCTCACTGGGATCAAAACGGGAGTGGCATTTGCAAAAAAACCAGGACTGGCAATTTTTGGTGGTGGAAGTGGTGCCGCGGGATCTAGCTTTCAAATTCCAGGTTTAGATACTGCCAATTCCCAAATTAGAGATAAAATTTTAGATACTTCGGTTGTGATCGATGGTCGGATTTTGGATATTGCTGACACCCACTTCTTAGATGGCCCACTCATTTTACCTAACTTTGTGTTAAGAGAAATCCAACTGATTTCAGATTCTTCTGATCCGATCAAAAGAGCTCGCGGTCGCCGTGGTCTTGAGATGTTGAATAAACTCCAAAGAAAAGGTTCTATCGAAGTTAAGATCACTTATACGGATTATTCTGATACTCGCGAAGTAGATGCAAAACTTGTAAAACTAGCACGCGATACAGGTGGGGCCGTTGTGACTAACGACTTTAACCTTAACAAAGTGGCAGAGTTACAAGGCGTTCGTGTTCTTAACTTAAATAACCTTGCGAATGCATTAAAACCAGTAGTTCTTCCTGGTGAGGAATTCCAAATTTCCGTCATCAAAGAAGGAAAAGACGAAAACCAAGGAATTGGTTATCTAGAAGATGGAACTATGGTTGTGATTGAAAATGGTGGTCACTTAGTTGGAAAAGATGTGCGAGTGGTTGTCACAAGTATCATCCAAACAGCTGCTGGTAAAATGATTTTTACGAAAGTGCAAAACGGTAACAATAACTACAACAAATCGTAA
- the lnt gene encoding apolipoprotein N-acyltransferase, translating to MKLARFLISREGFISVICYTVTAVFSFLSFAPLNLPLFVWLAPFGLFFVEKRNRGEWKKLIYHGFGFSILFYFVSFHWIYHMTTVFGGFDWYLAVPIFIGSAILLNFKFPVFLLLFSFLAKRVGRFFPIIASVSILFAEFFTPQVFPWYFGNVVAENQILAQNAEYVSSYGLSAFLFFVSYYMFSFRKPKTLFRLLTSFLSKHKTFQKQFLLGGFSLVLVLVLFFGNGYYLFQKWSNVKPIAERDVLIVQPNAPLEFRDGRNPAEEIRNLMARIDAMTERELKENPADLVVLPESGVPFFTTHDTEVTRFSRIYWHQFESLMAIISLRHGTNVFYNELDADLIPTASAGRISRRDIRMYNSSVIMNPNGERRNSYQKVFLLIFGEYMPFEWMYALSGQTGQFAPGTNLNLIPYYEPRKTASLQSKDLHFEDTMTMGPAGVREYYSKEKVEEKQIGSFLPLICYEVIISEFVRKFEGDPDFIVNVTNDKWYGNSVESYQHHTLGRLRAIEFRKWIVRSTNSGTSVFTDHLGRNIDNDFTPIETTAVIRKKVQIIPGEMTFYRLYGNLLSYMYMGIVGLVFFFYAKRNS from the coding sequence ATGAAACTGGCACGTTTTTTAATTTCACGAGAAGGGTTCATATCCGTTATTTGTTATACAGTCACTGCTGTTTTTTCCTTCCTTTCATTTGCTCCTTTAAATCTTCCATTGTTTGTTTGGTTGGCTCCCTTTGGCCTTTTTTTCGTCGAAAAGCGAAACCGGGGGGAATGGAAAAAACTCATCTATCACGGGTTTGGTTTTTCTATTCTTTTTTATTTTGTTTCCTTCCATTGGATTTACCATATGACCACTGTATTCGGTGGTTTTGATTGGTATTTAGCCGTTCCCATTTTCATTGGTTCTGCGATTTTACTTAATTTTAAATTCCCCGTTTTTCTTTTATTATTTTCTTTTTTAGCAAAAAGAGTAGGAAGATTTTTCCCTATCATTGCTTCCGTTTCCATTTTGTTTGCGGAATTTTTTACTCCGCAAGTATTCCCTTGGTATTTTGGAAACGTTGTAGCTGAAAATCAAATTTTAGCACAAAACGCAGAGTATGTGAGCTCCTATGGGCTTTCCGCATTTTTATTTTTTGTTTCTTATTATATGTTTTCTTTTAGAAAACCAAAAACATTATTTCGATTACTTACAAGTTTTCTCTCTAAACACAAAACTTTCCAAAAACAGTTTTTGTTAGGTGGTTTTAGTTTAGTATTGGTTCTTGTTTTGTTTTTTGGAAATGGGTATTACTTATTTCAAAAATGGTCGAATGTAAAACCGATTGCCGAACGTGATGTATTAATCGTACAACCGAATGCACCTTTAGAATTTCGAGATGGACGTAATCCAGCGGAAGAGATTCGCAATCTTATGGCTCGTATCGATGCAATGACTGAGAGGGAGTTAAAAGAAAATCCTGCTGATCTCGTCGTGTTACCGGAATCTGGTGTACCTTTTTTTACAACTCACGATACAGAAGTAACTAGGTTTAGTCGTATTTATTGGCACCAATTTGAGTCTTTGATGGCTATCATTAGTTTACGTCATGGAACCAACGTTTTTTATAATGAATTGGATGCAGATTTAATACCTACTGCCTCAGCCGGCCGTATTTCCAGAAGAGATATTCGAATGTATAATTCTTCCGTGATTATGAATCCGAATGGAGAAAGAAGAAATAGTTACCAAAAAGTTTTTTTACTGATCTTCGGCGAATACATGCCCTTTGAATGGATGTATGCTTTGTCAGGCCAAACCGGACAGTTTGCGCCTGGAACCAATCTTAATTTAATACCCTATTATGAACCAAGAAAGACTGCCTCTTTACAATCAAAAGACCTTCACTTCGAAGATACAATGACGATGGGGCCAGCAGGTGTTCGAGAATACTATTCCAAAGAGAAGGTGGAAGAAAAACAAATTGGTAGTTTTTTACCATTGATTTGTTATGAAGTGATTATCTCTGAGTTCGTGAGAAAATTTGAGGGAGATCCTGATTTTATTGTCAATGTTACCAATGATAAGTGGTATGGGAACTCCGTAGAGTCTTACCAACATCATACTTTGGGACGACTTAGAGCAATCGAATTTCGCAAATGGATTGTTAGGTCTACGAATTCTGGAACTTCGGTATTTACAGATCATCTTGGTCGCAACATTGACAACGACTTTACACCGATTGAAACAACAGCAGTGATTCGCAAAAAAGTGCAAATAATTCCTGGGGAAATGACTTTTTACAGGTTATATGGTAACTTACTTTCCTATATGTATATGGGAATTGTAGGTTTGGTTTTTTTCTTTTATGCGAAAAGGAATTCTTAA